Proteins encoded by one window of Channa argus isolate prfri chromosome 1, Channa argus male v1.0, whole genome shotgun sequence:
- the ldlrap1a gene encoding low density lipoprotein receptor adapter protein 1a isoform X3 — protein MDTLRSAGRAIIRSPSMAKQSWTAGRHKKLPENWTDTRETILEGMTFNLRHLGMTLVDQPKGEDLSAAAVKRIVATAKASGKKPQKVALKVSPEGIVLYDSLNNKLLENVSIYRISYCTVDKLHDKVFAYIAQNTLNGTLECHAYLCSKRKVAQAVALTVAQAFTIAFELWQVAKEEKGKRVKSGSAGETSSSSRSERSNSFGSLKGTDVATDTLLVLEDSRNVVVETDGNVEEDELEDLMPSKTNNNSAWTGSLTYVPPGPGHWVDTPRMAH, from the exons ATGGATACCCTCAGGTCGGCTGGGAGAGCTATTATCCGGAGCCCGAGTATGGCGAAACAGTCTTGGACTGCCGGCAGACACAAAA agcTTCCAGAGAACTGGACTGACACAAGGGAGACAATTTTAGAAGGCATGACCTTTAACCTTCGTCACCTCGGTATGACACTAGTGGACCAGCCCAAGGGAGAAGACCTATCGGCTGCTGCCGTTAAGAGGATTGTAGCCACG GCTAAAGCCAGTGGGAAGAAACCTCAGAAGGTTGCTCTCAAGGTTTCCCCTGAGGGAATAGTCCTGTATGACAGCTTGAATAATAAACTCCTGGAAAATGTCTCCATATACAG AATATCCTACTGCACAGTGGACAAACTGCATGATAAAGTGTTTGCTTATATCGCTCAAAACACCCTTAATGGAACACTGGAGTGCCATGCCTACCTCTGCTCCAAGAGGAAAGTG GCTCAGGCAGTGGCTTTGACAGTCGCACAGGCCTTCACAATAGCTTTTGAACTCTGGCAAGTGGCCAAAGAAG AGAAGGGGAAGAGAGTGAAGTCTGGTTCAGCTGGAGAGACCAGCAGCAGCTCCCGTTCAGAAAGATCAAATAGCTTTGGGAGCCTGAAAGGGACAG ATGTTGCCACAGACACCTTGTTGGTCTTGGAGGACAGCAGGAATGTTGTAGTGGAGACTGATGGGAATGTAGAGGAGGACGAGCTAGAAGACCTCATGCCCTCAAAGACTAATAACAACTCTGCCTGG ACTGGCAGTCTCACGTACGTACCCCCAGGTCCTGGACATTGGGTTGACACCCCAAGAATGGCTCACTAA
- the ldlrap1a gene encoding low density lipoprotein receptor adapter protein 1a isoform X2 produces MDTLRSAGRAIIRSPSMAKQSWTAGRHKKLPENWTDTRETILEGMTFNLRHLGMTLVDQPKGEDLSAAAVKRIVATAKASGKKPQKVALKVSPEGIVLYDSLNNKLLENVSIYRISYCTVDKLHDKVFAYIAQNTLNGTLECHAYLCSKRKVAQAVALTVAQAFTIAFELWQVAKEEKGKRVKSGSAGETSSSSRSERSNSFGSLKGTDVATDTLLVLEDSRNVVVETDGNVEEDELEDLMPSKTNNNSAWEMEDSLDEAFSSCALDSYGSFPDWQSHVRTPRSWTLG; encoded by the exons ATGGATACCCTCAGGTCGGCTGGGAGAGCTATTATCCGGAGCCCGAGTATGGCGAAACAGTCTTGGACTGCCGGCAGACACAAAA agcTTCCAGAGAACTGGACTGACACAAGGGAGACAATTTTAGAAGGCATGACCTTTAACCTTCGTCACCTCGGTATGACACTAGTGGACCAGCCCAAGGGAGAAGACCTATCGGCTGCTGCCGTTAAGAGGATTGTAGCCACG GCTAAAGCCAGTGGGAAGAAACCTCAGAAGGTTGCTCTCAAGGTTTCCCCTGAGGGAATAGTCCTGTATGACAGCTTGAATAATAAACTCCTGGAAAATGTCTCCATATACAG AATATCCTACTGCACAGTGGACAAACTGCATGATAAAGTGTTTGCTTATATCGCTCAAAACACCCTTAATGGAACACTGGAGTGCCATGCCTACCTCTGCTCCAAGAGGAAAGTG GCTCAGGCAGTGGCTTTGACAGTCGCACAGGCCTTCACAATAGCTTTTGAACTCTGGCAAGTGGCCAAAGAAG AGAAGGGGAAGAGAGTGAAGTCTGGTTCAGCTGGAGAGACCAGCAGCAGCTCCCGTTCAGAAAGATCAAATAGCTTTGGGAGCCTGAAAGGGACAG ATGTTGCCACAGACACCTTGTTGGTCTTGGAGGACAGCAGGAATGTTGTAGTGGAGACTGATGGGAATGTAGAGGAGGACGAGCTAGAAGACCTCATGCCCTCAAAGACTAATAACAACTCTGCCTGG GAAATGGAAGATAGTTTGGATGAAGCTTTCTCCAG CTGTGCTTTGGATAGCTATGGTTCATTTCCAG ACTGGCAGTCTCACGTACGTACCCCCAGGTCCTGGACATTGGGTTGA
- the ldlrap1a gene encoding low density lipoprotein receptor adapter protein 1a isoform X1: MDTLRSAGRAIIRSPSMAKQSWTAGRHKKLPENWTDTRETILEGMTFNLRHLGMTLVDQPKGEDLSAAAVKRIVATAKASGKKPQKVALKVSPEGIVLYDSLNNKLLENVSIYRISYCTVDKLHDKVFAYIAQNTLNGTLECHAYLCSKRKVAQAVALTVAQAFTIAFELWQVAKEEKGKRVKSGSAGETSSSSRSERSNSFGSLKGTDVATDTLLVLEDSRNVVVETDGNVEEDELEDLMPSKTNNNSAWEMEDSLDEAFSRLAVSRTYPQVLDIGLTPQEWLTKPDWEGTNGNSPQAISPFMDDMFAF, from the exons ATGGATACCCTCAGGTCGGCTGGGAGAGCTATTATCCGGAGCCCGAGTATGGCGAAACAGTCTTGGACTGCCGGCAGACACAAAA agcTTCCAGAGAACTGGACTGACACAAGGGAGACAATTTTAGAAGGCATGACCTTTAACCTTCGTCACCTCGGTATGACACTAGTGGACCAGCCCAAGGGAGAAGACCTATCGGCTGCTGCCGTTAAGAGGATTGTAGCCACG GCTAAAGCCAGTGGGAAGAAACCTCAGAAGGTTGCTCTCAAGGTTTCCCCTGAGGGAATAGTCCTGTATGACAGCTTGAATAATAAACTCCTGGAAAATGTCTCCATATACAG AATATCCTACTGCACAGTGGACAAACTGCATGATAAAGTGTTTGCTTATATCGCTCAAAACACCCTTAATGGAACACTGGAGTGCCATGCCTACCTCTGCTCCAAGAGGAAAGTG GCTCAGGCAGTGGCTTTGACAGTCGCACAGGCCTTCACAATAGCTTTTGAACTCTGGCAAGTGGCCAAAGAAG AGAAGGGGAAGAGAGTGAAGTCTGGTTCAGCTGGAGAGACCAGCAGCAGCTCCCGTTCAGAAAGATCAAATAGCTTTGGGAGCCTGAAAGGGACAG ATGTTGCCACAGACACCTTGTTGGTCTTGGAGGACAGCAGGAATGTTGTAGTGGAGACTGATGGGAATGTAGAGGAGGACGAGCTAGAAGACCTCATGCCCTCAAAGACTAATAACAACTCTGCCTGG GAAATGGAAGATAGTTTGGATGAAGCTTTCTCCAG ACTGGCAGTCTCACGTACGTACCCCCAGGTCCTGGACATTGGGTTGACACCCCAAGAATGGCTCACTAAACCTGACTGGGAGGGCACCAATGGAAACAGTCCACAGGCTATCAGCCCGTTCATGGACGATATGTTTGCCTTCTGA